The following coding sequences are from one Gigantopelta aegis isolate Gae_Host chromosome 15, Gae_host_genome, whole genome shotgun sequence window:
- the LOC121390094 gene encoding uncharacterized protein LOC121390094: MRLLISSAVFCVLFWSVSTTHLTVTSHWPGGYTANICITSSAPTDCGWRAEVEFQPPINLEIQDATIASSEILSSSAQFSLIHKEHTKTLSAGTDRCFGIVARVSGGQDLQQNDVTFTGRFVEICNPGHSSYFIPESWHGGFIGKLCMTTTTAVCGWQVTMTFSPAITKIKSLWDGNIQQPASGNTVVVDDAGYNRDIEAGGQVCFGFDTAINGVHVSKATMSITGVFSRAGICDPNAGHSSYSIPESWHGGFIGKLCMTTTTAVCGWQVTMTFSPAITRIKSLWDGNVHQPASGYTVVVDDAGYNRDIEAGGKVCFGFDTAINGVHVSKSSMSITGVFSKIGICDPNAGHSSYSIPESWHGGFLGELCMTTTTAVCGWQVTMTFSPAITKIKSLWDGNVHQPASGNTVVVDDAGYNRNIEAGGKVCFGFDTAINGVHVSKATMSITGVFSKIGSCDPTPGAGRYNYQDVLHKSILFYEAQRSGVLPQNNRIPWRGDSAVGDQSPNGRDLSGGWYDAGDFVKLNLPMAFSTTTLLWGLIRFKDGYVASGELANMYDSIRWPLDYFIKCWEDQNNVYWAQVGNATLDHDYWGRPEEMSMARPAFSVTTSSGGSDVSAETAAALAAGSIAFRTEDPSYSATLLSKAISLYDFAYNHRGTYTNSVPAADAYPSTAYNDELCWGAAWLYKATGDATYIQKAHEFAFTDSGEFSWDDKIRGCQVLLYEIAKERNDVTNENTFRTDIDNFLTSWMPGGSIQQTQCGLGWIGQWGALRYAANSALIALIAAEDGIKTTSFRTWATKQINFMLGDNLNHRSYVVGFGNNPPVRPHHSSSSCPDVPAPCGWNEFSSSSPNPQTLHGALVGGPALDESYQDVRSDYIQNEVACDYNAGFQSALAGLIHLEDSSQLPAVTPPSGC; encoded by the exons ATGAG ATTACTGATATCATCCGCCGTGTTTTGCGTTCTGTTCTGGAGCGTCTCTACTACCCACCTGACGGTAACTAGTCATTGGCCGGGTGGTTATACGGCTAACATATGTATCACAAGCAGCGCCCCCACAGACTGTGGCTGGAGGGCAGAGGTCGAATTTCAACCACCCATAAATCTCGAG ATCCAGGACGCTACCATAGCAAGCTCTGAAATTCTAAGTTCATCGGCGCAGTTCTCGCTGATTCACAAGGAACACACCAAGACCCTGAGCGCCGGAACGGACCGCTGCTTCGGAATCGTGGCTCGTGTGAGCGGCGGTCAAGATCTTCAACAGAACGACGTAACCTTCACGGGAAGATTTGTTGAAATATGCAATCCTG GACATTCTTCTTACTTTATCCCTGAATCCTGGCACGGCGGCTTCATTGGAAAACTCTGCATGACGACTACAACGGCTGTGTGTGGATGGCAAGTGACCATGACCTTTAGTCCGGCGATCACCAAAATAAAG AGCTTATGGGATGGAAACATTCAACAGCCGGCTTCTGGTAACACCGTCGTCGTGGATGATGCTGGATACAACAGAGACATCGAAGCGGGCGGCCAGGTGTGTTTCGGCTTTGACACGGCCATTAATGGCGTCCATGTTTCCAAGGCAACCATGTCAATAACTGGAGTGTTTTCCAGGGCCGGCATCTGTGATCCAAATGCAG GGCATTCTTCTTACTCCATCCCGGAATCCTGGCACGGCGGCTTCATTGGAAAACTCTGTATGACGACCACAACGGCTGTGTGTGGATGGCAAGTGACCATGACCTTTAGTCCGGCGATCACCAGAATAAAG AGCTTGTGGGATGGAAACGTTCATCAGCCGGCGTCTGGTTACACCGTCGTTGTGGACGATGCTGGGTACAACAGAGACATCGAGGCAGGCGGCAAGGTGTGTTTTGGCTTTGACACGGCCATTAATGGCGTCCATGTTTCCAAGTCATCCATGTCAATAACTGGGGTGTTTTCCAAGATCGGCATCTGCGATCCGAATGCAG GACATTCTTCTTACTCCATCCCGGAATCCTGGCACGGCGGCTTCCTTGGAGAACTCTGCATGACGACCACAACGGCTGTGTGTGGGTGGCAAGTGACAATGACCTTTAGCCCTGCGATCACCAAAATAAAG AGTTTGTGGGATGGAAACGTTCATCAGCCGGCGTCTGGTAACACCGTCGTCGTGGACGATGCTGGGTACAACAGAAACATCGAAGCGGGCGGCAAGGTGTGTTTTGGCTTTGACACGGCCATTAATGGCGTCCATGTCTCCAAGGCAACCATGTCTATAACTGGAGTGTTTTCCAAAATCGGCAGCTGCGATCCGACTCCAG gCGCAGGCCGGTACAACTACCAGGATGTGTTACACAAGTCGATTCTCTTCTACGAGGCGCAGCGATCTGGTGTCCTTCCGCAAAACAATCGAATCCCTTGGCGAGGGGATTCGGCTGTTGGCGATCAGTCTCCAAATGGCAGAGATCTGTCGGGGGGATGGTATGATG CTGGCGACTTCGTCAAGTTGAACTTGCCAATGGCGTTCTCCACGACGACACTGCTGTGGGGTCTGATCAGGTTCAAGGACGGATACGTGGCGTCAGGCGAGCTCGCCAACATGTATGACTCAATCAGGTGGCCGCTCGACTACTTCATAAAGTGCTGGGAAGATCAGAACAATGTGTACTGGGCTCAG GTGGGAAATGCCACTTTAGACCACGATTACTGGGGCAGACCGGAAGAGATGTCAATGGCGAGGCCCGCGTTCAGTGTGACCACGAGCTCAGGCGGAAGTGACGTGTCGGCAGAGACTGCCGCGGCGTTAGCTGCTGGATCCATTGCTTTCCGCACTGAGG aTCCGAGCTACTCAGCAACGTTACTGTCTAAAGCCATCAGTCTGTACGACTTCGCTTATAACCACAGAGGAACCTACACAAACTCTGTTCCAGCTGCAGACGCCTACCC GTCTACCGCCTACAACGATGAGCTGTGCTGGGGGGCGGCCTGGTTGTACAAGGCGACCGGTGATGCGACTTACATCCAAAAGGCTCACGAATTCGCTTTCACGGACTCTGGAGAATTTTCCTGGGACGACAAGATCAGAGGATGTCAG GTTTTGCTGTATGAGATCGCAAAGGAACGAAATGATGTCACTAACGAAAATACATTCAGGACGGACATCGATAATTTCCTGACGAGCTGGATGCCAGGTGGAAGTATACAGCAGACTCAGTGCGGGCTTGGCTGGATCGGGCAGTGGGGGGCATTGCGCTATGCAG CGAACTCGGCTTTGATCGCTCTGATCGCGGCCGAGGACGGCATCAAAACGACGTCATTCAGGACGTGGGCGACGAAACAGATCAACTTCATGCTTGGGGATAACTTGAACCACAGGAGCTACGTCGTTGGCTTCGGCAACAACCCACCTGTACGACCTCATCACAGCAGCAG